Below is a genomic region from Mucilaginibacter auburnensis.
GTTGCCCTTCCCTAACCTCGTTCCTTTCGGCATCACCAAGGAAGCTTCTTGTCAGATCCTTTTCTGTAACCTCATCATCGCTATCAACTCTGTAAGCGTTGGCTGTAGCATTATTGATGTTATCCTGAACAGGGGTTTTATTTGTTTCTGCATTATCATCCCAATTTTGCAGAGACTCTTCGTCGTTATAATTCATATGTTTTTCAAATTGTAGGTTGCCTATGTATAGCAAATGTGCTGCCAATCATTGTCGGGGCAAACAAATACTTAATTTGTTCATTTACTTATGCATGATAACAGTAATTGGAATATTTGACGATAAGGCCCTTGCCGAGCAGGTAACAGAATACCTGATAGCCAACGAGTTTGACAACGAGAATGTAGATATACACGCTGATGAAGCTCAACCATCATCAACCGACCGTATAGCTGACTTCTTCAACCATGTTTACGATAATGGCGATGAGGCCGCGCACTATGCATCGCTCAGCAGAAACGGCACCATTGTTACCGTACATGCTGCCTCCACCCGCGAAGCCCAGGAAGCCGTTGATGCTTTCAACAACCATGGCGCTATTTCGGTAGATGCTAATGATACACGCAGCCTGCTGATTGAAAAAATAGTAGTTCCGGAATTGAGGCTACGTGGATAAAAACTGTCTGTTTGCATGAACAGGTATTTCCCGCAATAAACAAAGCGTAAGTTGCTTGGTTATATTGCTGCAAATACTTATCAATTGAAAACACAAAGCAGCAATTTAATAGCCATTATTGGCGGAGGTCCGGGCGGTTTGTTTATGTACAAACGCCTGGTAGAAACCGGCGCTCCCGGCCTGGAAGTTCACATTTACGAAAAGAACAATAACCTAGGTTGTGGCATGCCTTACAGCCAAGATGGCGCTGCCGACGAGCATATCACCAACGTATCCGGCAATGAGATACCTCAATTGGTCACCACCATACAGGAGTGGATAAAAACCGTACCTAAGGATACTTTAGACAAGTACAACATTGATCCTGAAAAATTTAATGAGTACAAAGTGCTACCCCGGCTGCTGTTTGGACAATATTTAAACGCGCAGTTTAAACTGTTACTCAAGCAGGCGCGTGAACATGGCATCAACACCAAAGTTTATTACAACACTACTGTACGCGATGTTGTTGACAAACCTGACCAAGATGAGGTTGTTGTAGTAACGGATAAAGGCGAAGAACGTTATGATCGCGTAGTAGTATGCAGCGGCCATATCTGGACCACAACCCACGAGGGTAAAGTTAAGGGGTGGTTTGATTCGCCGTATCCGCCGCAAAAAATTGCATTGCATGCTAACCACCCGGTTGCAGTAAGGGGCGCTTCCTTAACTGCAATTGATGCCATACGAACTTTGGCCAGGCACAATGGCCGCTTTGAAAAAGACGATAAAGGTATTCTGCACTTTTACGTTAACGAGGATAGTTCTGACTTTCGCATAGCTATGCATACGCGCAATGGTTTGCTGCCTGCGGTGCGCTTTCATCTGGAAGACAGCCATTTGGGTAAAGACACCGTATTGAGCGATGAAGAAGTTCTGGCTAACCGCGAACAGAACGATGGCTTTTTATCGCTGGATTATGTATTTGAAAAAAACTTTAAAGCCTACATCCGCAAAAACGATCCTGAGTTTTACCAAAAGATAGCCAACCTGAACATGGAAGGTTTTGTGGATCTGGTAATGACCTACCGCGAAAACCAGGACCCGTTCGATCTGCTTAAAGAAGAATATGTAGAGGCGCGCGAGTCCATTATCCGCAAGGAGTCTGTTTACTGGAAAGAGATGCTGGCCGTGTTGAGCTTCGCGATGAATTACCCGGCTAAGTATTTTTCGGCAGAAGATATGATCCGTCTGCAAAAAACACTGATGCCTTTAATATCCGTAGTAATAGCATTTGTACCGCAGAGCTCGGCAGAAACCTTAATGGCCCTGCATGATGCAGGCAGACTAAGTATGATAACTGTGGACCAGGACAGCGAGGTTATTCCGCATGAAGATGGCGGCGCTATATATAAATATGTAGATGAACAGGGCCGTAAACACCAAACGCATTATCAGCTTTTTGTGGATTGTATTGGTCAGCAACATTTGGCTTTCAATGATATCCCATTCAGAAGTTTGGTTGATAATCACACTGCCAGTCATGCTACTTTGCGTTTCCGCAACGCTAACGTTGGTGCCGAACTAATGAATGAAGGCGAAAAACCAGTGGTAAAAGGTGTTGATGGTGAGTACTATTTGATAGTGCCCGGCATGGCCATCAACGACCATTTTCAGCTATTGGATAAGTTTAACGCTTTGAACAACAGGATATACGTAATGGCTGTACCGCTAATAGGCGGCTACAACCCCGATTATTCCGGATTAGATTTTAGCGAAGCGGCATCAGCGGCTATTATTGAAGCCATGACTGGTAAACAATTAGCCGAAGCTTCCTAACTTAAGATTATGGCAGAACCAAAACTTTTTATGGTTTTATTAGGCTCAAAAGCAAAGCAACGCAATATTGAGCAGCACGATTTCTTTTTTGGCATTGCTTATAATTTGCAAGAGTTAATTCCCCGCATGCGCGATTTTTGGCCCGAAGCAGGCAGCAGCTTGCATATTGACGGATGGCGCGAGGTAAGGCATGTTGAGGGTTACAGCGTGAATATTATCCCTACATCGGCAAACCGACCAGACAATAACAAACGCCTGTTTTTTGTAAACCTTGGTGGTTATATAAGCGGACGTTTAGAAGAACAGCATTACACCCTACTTACCGTGCAAGACGACCGCAAATGGGCCGTTAAAGCAGCTACAGATACCGAGTTTTTTAAAACCAACACCATTAAAGCCGTTAAAAGTGCCGCCGCACATATTGACGAAAAGTACGGTATCGATGTAGATGAGATCTATCGCATTGAAGACCTGCTGAGTGACGACGATAAAACCAACTGGCATATACATCTTAAACCTGATATTGAAGGCCAGGCAGATAGCATACAGCTGGGTTATTTAAAGCTGGATAAAGTGCAGCTGTAAGCCAATTTTAAAATTCTTTACAACAAAAAAAGCTACCGGGGCGTTGATTATATAAGATTACTGAAATATGGATCAACTATCAAAAACGGTTTTATCAGGCGGTGCGGGCACCGTGGTAATGACTCTCGGCAGTGAATTAATGAGCAAGATCTGGGGCGAAAACTTTAGTGAGCCCAATCATCTGGAAACCATGATCAAACGCCTTGCGCCTATGTTATCCAAACAAGCTAAAGTAATAGCCGGTTGGGGTGCGCACTTCACCATGGGTTTCGTATTCGCTGCTATTTATGTTGAACTTTGGGAAAAGCATGAGATCAAACATAACATAACCAATGGCATCATACTCGGCATAGTAAGCGGTTTGATAGGCTTATTAATATGGAAAGGAACCTTTAAAGTACACCCACTACCACCGTGGTTAGATTATACCACTTTTTACCTGCAACGTATACCTGCACATGTGGTATTTGCTGTGGCAACTACCATAACTTACCGCTTGCTTAAAAAAACCGAAGAAGAAAAAGAAGTTAAACTTGTACCCGTTTGGAACAGCGGACAGGCAGGTACATTCAGGCGGGTTAGAGCGCTTGTATAAATAACGTCTGTCATGTTGAGCGACAGCGAAATATCTTATCCCACAACCTTACAAAGCGGATTTACCACAGGTCTGGGAAGCGCATAAGATATTTCGCTGTCGCTTAATATGACAAACCCTTCTGTGCTACTTCCCAAACGGCACCAACCCATTCAACTGCCTGTACAGCGGATAATCGGGCAACGGTGTTTTTGACTGGTGGAAATTTTTGCAATAGAAAACCTGCAAATGCTCTTCCACTACTCCCCCACGAATGATAGGGATATCGGGCAATTGTTCAATGCTATCAAAAAATGGGGTGGCGTCCTGGTAAATGGTTTCATCATAAGCGTTGGCCTCCCCTATCATTATAACGTCTTTACCTAACAAGGTATTGGGGTCAACTAAAAATGCCAGATTACGTGCATCGCGGTTAAAGCATACAATGGGCTTTTTACCTCTCAGCGCCCAATCTACCTTACCGGCCAGCCACCAGCGGGTACTTCCGGCAAAAATTTTATCGTTATTCAGCCAACCTTCTTTTTCAAAGCGGGTCATTATCTCATCAAAGTCAACACCCTGTATGGTAGGATCAACTTTGCCTCCACCTAAACTCGCTACCCATTTGGGACCATAATTCTGCCAAAAACCGGTAACCAAATGCAGGCCCAAAATAGTTATGGTAACAACCGTAAAATAAATAGAGAAGTTCAACCAGCGGCGTGTTAGTCGCCTTTTATACTCATCCGCGCCTGTTAATGCTTTATCAACAGCGAAGCCGAGGGGCATAAACAACATCATGTAACCCGGGGCCTGCCAATGGAAGTGATACTGCAGATCGGCCCAAAGGGTTAATACGGTAAAGAACACTATAGGTAACACAGCCATCCAAAAATTGAATCCATATTCCGCCTTGTGGCGCTCTCTCCAGCTTACAAATAGTTGCCTTACCGTTGGGAACCATATCCATGGCAGCAACCAGGCAGCCTGGCCTAAAATGCTCCGTAAAAACCAATCAATATGCCACTCAAAGGCCTTGTCTCGTGTGCCCGCGCGCGAGCCCTGCCACACAAACGATACCCAGTTATTATTGTAGTTCCACCATATTATGGGCGAAGCCATTAATATAGTTATTACAACAGCCAGATATGGGCCGGGGTGTGTTAGCCAATGGCGTTGGTCTTTACGCGTACTGACGTATAAAAACACACCGGCGAACATAAATAACACATGGTATTTGCTTAATGTGGCCAACCCAAGGCAAATACCGGTCATTATCCACAAGCGGTATATCTGGCCTTTATCTTTTTTCAGATCAAGTTGTGGCGAACCTATACCCAATATTTTGATGATGCACCAGGTTGCGGCCAGCCAAAAAAACATCAGCGGACCGTCGGGTTGGTACCAAACGGCAGTTGCAACTGTAAAAACGGCACTTAAATTTAACATCACCACTGCCCAAAAAGCCGATTTATTGTTAAACAACTTAGCAGCAATTAAGTATAACAGCCAGCTGGTACCTGCAAACAATAACACAGTTGGGAATCGTATGCCGAAATTATTAAGTCCAAAAAGTTTTATACTGAGGCCACCCAGCCAGAAAAACAGCGGCGGCTGGTCAAAGTAGCTCCAGTCAAAGCGTAATGCCCCTCTGAAATAATACGATTCACCATTACCCAAACCTGTATAAGCAGCTATCAGCAGACGTAAAAAAAAGGTAACTATAATCAGGACTACGGTAAAAGAGCGGGCATTAGCTTCCGTTAATTTTTTCATCAACAGCATAATATATTTGACGGTGCAAGGTCTTAATTTTTTTTAAGAAAACATTAATACAAATTAGCTGTGCTTATCGCTTCAACTACTCACCCCGACTACGCTTCGCTGGTCGACCCTCTCTACCGCAAGCGGTAAAGAGGGTTGTTGTGATTTGTGATAAATAATAAATTAAAAATATTCCACCCTCTTTACGCCAAAGGCGTAGAGAGGGTCGACCAGCGAAGCGTAGTCGGGGTGAGTCGTGCGGTGCTGGGTCAAACGTCAACCAATCTGACAATTTGACAACAAACACCCGTTTGGAACGACCATTGATAAGAAGCTTGCAGAAACTTAAACATTAACCGAAAGATTAATTTAAAATACTATGCAAGAAAAAGGAACGATCTCGATACACACCGAGAACATTTTCCCGATCATTAAGAAATTTTTATACTCAGATACTGAGATATTTTTACGCGAGCTGGTGTCAAACGCTGTTGATGCCACACAAAAAATAAAACGTCTGGCATCATTGGGCCAATACAACGGTGAACTGGGTGACCTTAAAGTGGAGGTGGCTTTTGATGAAGACGCAAAAACAATCACCATATCCGATCGCGGTATTGGTATGACCGCCGAGGAGATCAAAAAGTACATCAACCAGATAGCTTTTTCGGGCGCTACCGAGTTTATGGAGAAATTTAAAGAGGCTAAAGATGCAAATGAGATCATTGGTCGTTTTGGTTTAGGTTTCTATTCTGCCTTTATGGTGGCCGACAAGGTAGAGATCCAAACCCTTTCTTACCAGGAAGGCGCTGAGCCTGCTTATTGGGTTTGCGATGGCAGCACGGAGTTTGAAATTGGTAAAGGTATTTTAGAGGAACGTGGTACAGAGATCACCTTACATATCAATGCTGAATCTGAAGAGTTTTTAAAGAAGCACCGCCTTCAGGAAATATTGGATAAATATGCCCGCTTCCTGCCGGTGCCTATCAAATTTGGCACTAAAACCGAAAGCGTTGAAGATGGTGTTGATGAAGAAGGCAAACCAAAATATACTTCGGTAGAGGTTGATAACATTATTAACGACACCAACCCTATCTGGACAAAAGCGCCATCTGAACTGAAAGACGAGGATTATCTTGATTTCTACAAACAGTTATATCCTTTCAGTGAAGAACCACTATTCTGGATTCACCTGAATGTTGATTATCCTTTCAATTTAACAGGCGTACTGTACTTCCCGAAATTGAAGAACGATTTTGAGATGCAGCGCAACAAAATTAAGCTATTCTCTCGTCAGGTATTCATTACCGATGAGGTGAAAGACATCGTACCTGAGTTTTTAATGTTGCTGCACGGTGTTATCGATTCACCGGATATTCCGCTGAACGTATCACGCAGTTTCCTGCAAGCCGACAGCAACGTTAAAAAGATCAACAGTTACATCACAAAAAAGGTAGCTGATAAATTAGCTGAACTATTTAAAAACGACCGCAAAGCTTACGAAGAAAAATGGAGCGACATTGGCCTGTTTGTTAAATATGGCTTTATAAGCGACGACAAATTCTACGAAAAGGCAAAAGATTTTGTGTTACTAAGCAACACTAAAAAAGAAACTTTTACGCTTAACGAATACAAGGAAAAAGTAGCGCCTGAACAAACTGATAAAGATGAGCAACTGGTGTATTTATATACTAATGACGCCGCTAAACAGGATTCATTTATCCAATCTGCCAATAACAAAGGTTACGATGTGTTGTTAATGAACTCTCCTATTGACAATCACTTCATCAGTCATTTAGAGCAAAAGCTGGAAAAAACCCAATTAAAACGCGTTGACTCTGACGTTGCTGATAAACTGATCAAAAAAGACGATGCACCGGCCCATGTGTTGACAGAAGAGCAGTCAACCAAAGTGAAAACTGTTTTTGATAAAGCCATTGGCAAACCAACATACAAAGTTGAACTGGAAAGCTTAAGCCCTGATGAATTGCCGGTAACTGTTACCATGAACGAGTTTATGCGCCGCATGAAAGACATGGCAGCCATGGGCGGCGGCATGGGCTTTTATGGCAACATGCCTGACAACTATAATGTGGTAGTTAACGGTAACCATAAACTGATAACCCGCATAGCCCAGGAAGAAAGCGAAGAAGTACAGGCTGAATTGGCTAAACAGGCGTTTGACCTGGCTTTATTATCGCAAGGGCTACTAACCGGAGCCGAGCTGACCGAATTTGTGAAGCGCAGCGTTAACCTGATATAATTTTATTAAACTTTTTAGAGCGAAAGCTGTCCTATTAAAACAAGGACAGCTTTTTTTATTTGCGTTGTTTTTGTTTAATTTTAATAACCTGAATTTTATTTAAAACATCAGATCAACATCCCATGAAAAACACATTGAAAATATTTTTTGCTGTTGCTGTTTGCGTATTATTTGGTGAAAAGGCCATTTCGCAAACTACAGCGCCCGACAAAAAAGCAACGCAAATTGCCGAACTGAAACGCATAGTTGATGGCAAAAACTATATTTTTAAAGCTACTACAGCCATGCCTACAACTTCTGCCGGCGTACAGGTAAGCGGGAATATTGGTGGGCCAAACAGTGTTTTAAATCAGCTTAACAGCGGTATGATCAACCTTACAGGTTCATACGATGTTAGTTTGAAAAATGATTCGCTATCGGTTTTTCTTCCCTATTATGGTACAGCATTCAGCGCCCCCATCAACCCTACCGAAGGCGGCATTAAACTTAACACTACTAAGTTTGATTATAATGTAGCGCAAAAGAAGAAAGGCAGTTTACAAATAACATTTAAACCGCAAAAGTTAGAAACGCGCAGCCCTGCTGATGTTTACCGCATGATACTTAGCGTGAGTCCCGGCGGATATGCTACACTACAAGTAATTTCAGTCAACCGTATGCCGATAACATTTAACGGCATGGTGGAAGAAATCAAACCGCAAGAGGCCAAAAAGAGCTAAGGAAGTAGTAACTGATTATCTTTTAATGTGATACCGGTTTGTTTATATTTAAACGCCTCCTGTATAAGATAGAAGATCTTTTCTGCCGCTATTTTGCCGCTTAACCCTTGCGCATGGATATTAGATACGCAATTGCGACACTCATCTGTTAAGCCTGGCTTGGGTTGATAAGTAATGTAAACGCCCGCGCTATATCCTGAACTTAATCCGGGCCGTTCCCCTATAATGATTAATGATAGCCTGGCTCCTAAAGCAAGGCCTATTTCATCAGCAATGGCTACGCGGCCTTGCTTTACCAAAGTTAAAGGGGCCGTTTGAAAATTAGCGTCCTGCAACAAAGCAAGCAGCGATTTAACCAATTTAACCACCTGATTATTAACCGCCATAGCAGATAAGCCATCGGCTATAACGATGGCAACATCACATGGGGAATAGTACTTTTTGATCTCTTCTGCCGATTCTTCATTTAGCTTCCGCCCCAGATCGGGGCGTTGCAGATATTGTTCACGGTATGCCGCAGCGCTATGGAGGTGTATAACAGGCAAATCAAAAACGGAGAGTTTTTCATTGAGGCCGTCAATATCCAGTTCAGAGTACACAGCGTCGCGCGCGTGTGCATGCGCGAGTTTAAACGCCTGAAAAGCTTTTAGTGGAATACCCGTCCCCGCCCGTCCCAAGGCTATGCGTGCAGGAGTAAATGCCTTTAATGGCTCCAATATGTTGTGCTTTGCAAGGCCCTCTTTTTTCATTTTAGAAACGCATTAAGCAGCTGGTGTGTCTGGCTGATCTGTTTCAGGTCGCCTTTATTGTCAACAATACCTTGTTGTGTTAACCAGGTTTCAAATTCGGGCGCATGACGTAAACCTAAAACCTTGCGCAGGTAAGCCGCATCATGAAAAGAGGTGGATTGATAGTTAAGCATCACATCATCCGATCCCGGTATGCCCATCACAAAATTACAACCCGCTACGCCTAAAAGCGTAAGCAGGTTATCCATATCGTCCTGGTCAGCTTCAGCATGGTTGGTATAGCATACATCAACACCCATGGGTAAACCCAAAAGTTTTCCGCAAAAATGATCTTCCAACGCGGCACGGATAATTTGTTTACCATCATATAAATACTCAGGCCCGATAAACCCTACAACAGTATTAACCAGCAAGGGGTTAAACTTGCGGGCCACAGCATACGCCCTTGCCTCGCAGGTTTGCTGATCAAGGCCATGGTGCGCGTTGGCAGAAAGGCAGCTCCCCTGTCCTGTTTCAAAGTACATCACATTATTGCCAATGGTACCCCGCTTAAGCGAAAGTGTAGCATCATATGCCTCGCTTAATAGGTTAAGGTTGATGCCAAAGCTGTTGTTTGCTGCCTGGGTTCCTGTTATAGATTGAAAACACAGGTCAACGGGTGCCGCCTGCTCCAGCAATTGCATGGTGGTAGTAATGTGACTCAATACACAGGTTTGCGTGGGAATGGCAAACTGCTGCCTAACATTATCCATCATAATGAGTAGCGCAGAGGCCGTTGCGGGGCTATCAGTAGCCGGGTTAATGCCTATCACCGCGTCGCCGCTACCGAAAAGCAAACCATCAATTATACTGGCGGCAATGCCTTTTAAATCATCAGTTGGATGGTTGGGCTGCAGGCGGGTGGAGAAGCGCCCTTTTAATCCAATGGTATTTCTAAACTTGGTAACTACCTGTATTTTCTTCGCAACAGCAATCAGATCCTGATTGCGCATGAGCTTACAAACGGCCGCAGCCATTTCGGGCGTTATACCGGGCGATGCAGCGGCTATCAATTCACCATCCGTCTCATCATGCATTAGCCACTCATAAAATTCACCAACAGTTAAACTGCTAATAGCCAAAAAAGCCTCAGGCAGGTGACTATCAATAATTAACCGCGTTACTTCATCATCCTCATAAGGTATTAGCGCCTCATTTAAGAAATTCTTTAATGGCACATCGGCCAAAGTTATCTGCGCTGCAACCCTTTCTTCGTATGACGTAGCGCATACCCCCGCCAGCTCATCACCCGAGCGGTGGGGTGATGCCTTTGCCATTAGTGCTTTCAGGTCGGCAAAGCGGTATACCTTATTTTTGATGGTATGGCGGTACACGTTAGTCAGTTGTCATTAGTCATTGGTCATCCTGCTCAATCTTCGCCTATAGCTCATCCTTTAATTTCATTTTATGTTTTCCTATCAGCATAAAAATGGCCAGAATAACTGCCAACAAAACAAAAAACATAAGGCTTATTTTAGGATTGAAAACGATGATTGAAAAAAGACAAACGGCACATAGCGCCAACGCTATCCCCGGAAAAACCGGATAAAAAGGCGATCTGAAGGGTCGCTCCAAATCGGGTTCTTTTTTGCGGAGGATGAACAGGCTGATCATGCTCATCATATACATAACCACAGCGCCGAGTACCGATAATACGATGATCTGCGCAGTTGAACCGGTGAGTATAGCTATAAAACTAACTCCCCCGGTTGCTATAATGGCCCAGTGCGGCGTTTTAAACCGATGATTGATAGTGGCAAGTTCCGCAGGCAGATAACCGCTACGCGCCATGGCAAATATTTGGCGCGATGATGCCAGGATAATACCATGTAAAGATGCTATCAGACCAAACAAGCCTATACTGGCAAATATTTTGGTTAGTCCGTTGGTTTTACCCATTACCAAACCAATGGCTTCTGGCAGTGGGTAATCCAGGTTGGTAAGTTTGCGCCAGTCGGATACACCGCCGGTTAGTATCATTACCGCTAATGCCAGAAAAACTAAAGTAACTAATGCAGATATGTAGCCTTTAGGAATATTGCGTTTAGGCTCTTTAACTTCTTCGGCCACCTGAGCCATGCCCTCTATGGCCAGGTAAAACCAAACCGCGAAGGGTAAAGCTGCAAATACCCCGCCCCAACCGAAGGGCATGGGGTCAGTAAGGTAATTGCTCATCTTAAAATTCGGCGCTATTACGCCTATATACAGCAGTAATTCGCCTACTGCCAATATGGTAATGAACAATGAAAACATTGCCGACTCTTTAACACCAGATATATTCAGCAAAATAAAAACCAAGTTAAAAGCTAAAGCCGATTGAACAATAGGTATACCCGGATATAAAAAATGAATATAACTACCTAAAGAAACGGCTATTGCCGGAGTAGCCAACAAAAAATCAATAAGTGTGGCGTAACCTGCTATTAAACCGCCAAACGGCCCCATTGCCCGATAAGCATAAGCAAACGCACCGCCGGCATGTGGTATGGCCGAGGTGAGTTCGGTATAGCTGAAGATAAAGGTGATGTACATTACCGTAATGACCAATGTGGCAATGAGCATACCAATGGTGCCGGATACACCCCAACCATAGTTCCAGCCAAAATACTCACCCGAGATAACTAACCCTACCCCTATGGCCCACAAATGCACCGGCTTTAAAACGCGTTTTAATTGTTCGGTAGCGGGTTGTGCCATGCGCTTGAAGATGTGTGATTACCGGCTTTAAGATAAGGAAAAACAAGCGGCAAAACAAAATGGTTACTCAAACATATCTAAATGAATACTTAAAAGTCTCCCCTTTCAGGGGGAGATTTAGAGGGGGCTTCTACCCCCGCATAAACGGATTAAAATTCCTTGTGCCAATATTCATGCCTGCTGCACGGCAAATGGTTTTATCGCCGAATTTAAAGTTAATGTTATCCATAGCCTGGTACAATCTTATCTGCTCTTCATTATCTTCAAACAGATTAATTTGATAGCTGCCGCGGCAAAGGTTACTCATTCGCACACCTATCAATCGGATGGGTCTGTTTTGGTTCCATGCTTTTTTTAGGAGATTCTTTACGCCCGGTATTAAAATATGTTCTGCTGCGGTAAGCGGGATTTTTTCCTGAACAGTATGCGTTTCAAAATTGGCGTAACGCAGCTTAATGGCCAGGCAAGAGGTTACCAACCCTTCCCGACGAAGCTTCGATGCCAGTTCCTCCGTCATAGATACCAATGAGGTTTCCAGTGTTTTCAGGTCGGCTACATTAGTATGGAAAGTATTTTCGGTCGACATGGATTTGCGTTCATGCTCCGACACTACCTCGCCTTCGTCCAGTCCGTGCGCTTTGTTCCATATATCCCGCCCGTGCTTGCCGAATATGGTTTCCAGAAAACGCACATCCGTTTTTTGCAGATGGCTGATCTTTTCAATACCATACTGATACAATTTCTGACATGCCTTTTCACCTAACATAGGTATTTTGCGTATAGGCAACGGCGCCATAAAAGCGGCCTCACTGCCGTGTGGTATTAATAATTGTCCGTTAGGCTTGGCTTCGTTAGTGGCCATTTTAGCCACTGTTTTAGTAGATGCCATACCGAAAGAAATGGGCAACCCGGTTTCTCGTATCACCCGCTGCCGCAATTCGGTAGCCAGTTGGTAGCTATCGTGGTAGCGGTCAATTCCGGTTAGGTCAATATAAAACTCATCAACCGAAGTTTTTTGATATAGCGGCACACTGTCATGAATGATCTCAGTCACCTCCCGCGAAGCTTCAGAATACAGACCATGCGAACCGCGGATAACAGTAGCGTGGGGGCACAGGCGCATGGCCTGTTTCATGGGCATAGCCGAATGGATGCCAAACTTCCGCGCTTCATAACTGCATGATGCCACTACCCCGCGCTCGGCCGATCCACCTATTAAAACCGGTTTGCCTATCAGGTCGGGATTGAACTTGCGCTCAACAGAAACGAAGAACGAATCAAGGTCAATATGTACTATCCACCGCTTGTGTTCCATAACACAAATATGGAAAAATAAATTTCATAATACTAATATTTTTAGCAAAATTGCGACCATTATTTGCGCACTAAATGGAAAGCTATAAAGACTATTTAATGATCATTTCGCCGCCCGCCGAGGTGATCAAGCAGATAAGTAAATACAAGCGGGCAAGCGCCAATAAAATTGGCCAATTTAAAGGCATGCATTCAACAGCGCACATTAGCATTACGCATCAGCAACGTTGCAAGCCATTCATGGCTGAAGCTTTTATGTTACAAATGGAGAAGCGCTTAATGAGCATGCAGCCTGTTGAACTGCATATTAATGGCTTTGATTTTTTTAAACATGGCAACGTGGGTTTTACTATTTATGCCACCGTTACCCCCTCGCCATCCAACCCTGCCTGGTTT
It encodes:
- a CDS encoding FAD/NAD(P)-binding protein, whose amino-acid sequence is MKTQSSNLIAIIGGGPGGLFMYKRLVETGAPGLEVHIYEKNNNLGCGMPYSQDGAADEHITNVSGNEIPQLVTTIQEWIKTVPKDTLDKYNIDPEKFNEYKVLPRLLFGQYLNAQFKLLLKQAREHGINTKVYYNTTVRDVVDKPDQDEVVVVTDKGEERYDRVVVCSGHIWTTTHEGKVKGWFDSPYPPQKIALHANHPVAVRGASLTAIDAIRTLARHNGRFEKDDKGILHFYVNEDSSDFRIAMHTRNGLLPAVRFHLEDSHLGKDTVLSDEEVLANREQNDGFLSLDYVFEKNFKAYIRKNDPEFYQKIANLNMEGFVDLVMTYRENQDPFDLLKEEYVEARESIIRKESVYWKEMLAVLSFAMNYPAKYFSAEDMIRLQKTLMPLISVVIAFVPQSSAETLMALHDAGRLSMITVDQDSEVIPHEDGGAIYKYVDEQGRKHQTHYQLFVDCIGQQHLAFNDIPFRSLVDNHTASHATLRFRNANVGAELMNEGEKPVVKGVDGEYYLIVPGMAINDHFQLLDKFNALNNRIYVMAVPLIGGYNPDYSGLDFSEAASAAIIEAMTGKQLAEAS
- a CDS encoding DUF1543 domain-containing protein — its product is MAEPKLFMVLLGSKAKQRNIEQHDFFFGIAYNLQELIPRMRDFWPEAGSSLHIDGWREVRHVEGYSVNIIPTSANRPDNNKRLFFVNLGGYISGRLEEQHYTLLTVQDDRKWAVKAATDTEFFKTNTIKAVKSAAAHIDEKYGIDVDEIYRIEDLLSDDDKTNWHIHLKPDIEGQADSIQLGYLKLDKVQL
- a CDS encoding ArnT family glycosyltransferase; protein product: MKKLTEANARSFTVVLIIVTFFLRLLIAAYTGLGNGESYYFRGALRFDWSYFDQPPLFFWLGGLSIKLFGLNNFGIRFPTVLLFAGTSWLLYLIAAKLFNNKSAFWAVVMLNLSAVFTVATAVWYQPDGPLMFFWLAATWCIIKILGIGSPQLDLKKDKGQIYRLWIMTGICLGLATLSKYHVLFMFAGVFLYVSTRKDQRHWLTHPGPYLAVVITILMASPIIWWNYNNNWVSFVWQGSRAGTRDKAFEWHIDWFLRSILGQAAWLLPWIWFPTVRQLFVSWRERHKAEYGFNFWMAVLPIVFFTVLTLWADLQYHFHWQAPGYMMLFMPLGFAVDKALTGADEYKRRLTRRWLNFSIYFTVVTITILGLHLVTGFWQNYGPKWVASLGGGKVDPTIQGVDFDEIMTRFEKEGWLNNDKIFAGSTRWWLAGKVDWALRGKKPIVCFNRDARNLAFLVDPNTLLGKDVIMIGEANAYDETIYQDATPFFDSIEQLPDIPIIRGGVVEEHLQVFYCKNFHQSKTPLPDYPLYRQLNGLVPFGK
- the htpG gene encoding molecular chaperone HtpG, with the protein product MQEKGTISIHTENIFPIIKKFLYSDTEIFLRELVSNAVDATQKIKRLASLGQYNGELGDLKVEVAFDEDAKTITISDRGIGMTAEEIKKYINQIAFSGATEFMEKFKEAKDANEIIGRFGLGFYSAFMVADKVEIQTLSYQEGAEPAYWVCDGSTEFEIGKGILEERGTEITLHINAESEEFLKKHRLQEILDKYARFLPVPIKFGTKTESVEDGVDEEGKPKYTSVEVDNIINDTNPIWTKAPSELKDEDYLDFYKQLYPFSEEPLFWIHLNVDYPFNLTGVLYFPKLKNDFEMQRNKIKLFSRQVFITDEVKDIVPEFLMLLHGVIDSPDIPLNVSRSFLQADSNVKKINSYITKKVADKLAELFKNDRKAYEEKWSDIGLFVKYGFISDDKFYEKAKDFVLLSNTKKETFTLNEYKEKVAPEQTDKDEQLVYLYTNDAAKQDSFIQSANNKGYDVLLMNSPIDNHFISHLEQKLEKTQLKRVDSDVADKLIKKDDAPAHVLTEEQSTKVKTVFDKAIGKPTYKVELESLSPDELPVTVTMNEFMRRMKDMAAMGGGMGFYGNMPDNYNVVVNGNHKLITRIAQEESEEVQAELAKQAFDLALLSQGLLTGAELTEFVKRSVNLI
- a CDS encoding DUF4251 domain-containing protein, with amino-acid sequence MKNTLKIFFAVAVCVLFGEKAISQTTAPDKKATQIAELKRIVDGKNYIFKATTAMPTTSAGVQVSGNIGGPNSVLNQLNSGMINLTGSYDVSLKNDSLSVFLPYYGTAFSAPINPTEGGIKLNTTKFDYNVAQKKKGSLQITFKPQKLETRSPADVYRMILSVSPGGYATLQVISVNRMPITFNGMVEEIKPQEAKKS